A stretch of Corallococcus macrosporus DNA encodes these proteins:
- a CDS encoding SDR family NAD(P)-dependent oxidoreductase — protein sequence MASRASTSTRPLAVVTGASSGIGYELAKQFARNGFDLLIAAEDKGIVEVVAAFESLGAWVKSVQVDLAKAEGVQKLYAEIKQVGRPVDAIAINAGVGVGGDFARQTDLQAELNLINLNVTSSVHLAKLVLKDMVARNVGRVLFTSSIAATMPGPFEAVYAASKSFLLSFSEALRNELKDTAITVTALMPGPTETNFFHRAGMDDTRVGAQKKDSAEQVAREGYEALMAGKDKVVAGSLANKVMAAAATVLPAPISAEQHRKLSEPGSAHH from the coding sequence ATGGCCTCGCGCGCATCCACGTCCACCCGTCCCCTCGCCGTCGTCACCGGCGCCTCCAGTGGCATCGGCTACGAGCTGGCCAAGCAGTTCGCGAGGAACGGCTTCGACCTGCTCATCGCCGCGGAGGACAAGGGCATCGTGGAGGTGGTCGCCGCCTTCGAGAGCCTGGGCGCCTGGGTGAAGAGCGTGCAGGTGGACCTGGCGAAGGCGGAGGGCGTCCAGAAGCTCTACGCTGAAATCAAGCAGGTGGGCCGCCCGGTGGACGCCATCGCCATCAACGCGGGCGTGGGCGTGGGCGGCGACTTCGCGCGGCAGACGGACCTCCAGGCGGAGCTGAACCTCATCAACCTGAACGTCACGTCGTCGGTGCACCTGGCGAAGCTGGTGCTCAAGGACATGGTGGCGCGCAACGTGGGCCGCGTCCTCTTCACGTCGTCCATCGCGGCCACCATGCCGGGCCCGTTCGAGGCGGTGTACGCCGCCTCCAAGTCCTTCCTGCTCTCCTTCTCCGAGGCCCTGCGCAACGAGCTGAAGGACACCGCCATCACCGTGACGGCCCTGATGCCGGGCCCCACGGAGACGAACTTCTTCCACCGCGCCGGCATGGACGACACGCGCGTGGGCGCGCAGAAGAAGGACAGCGCGGAGCAGGTGGCGCGCGAGGGCTACGAGGCCCTGATGGCCGGCAAGGACAAGGTCGTCGCCGGCTCGCTCGCGAACAAGGTGATGGCCGCGGCCGCCACGGTGCTGCCCGCGCCCATCTCCGCCGAGCAGCACCGCAAGCTGTCCGAGCCCGGCTCCGCGCACCACTGA
- a CDS encoding isoaspartyl peptidase/L-asparaginase family protein, which translates to MSPSFSSRMHRGLLASTALLLAPMGCATSSQAGAARDEAALRTDEAPRVKPKWGLVIHGGAGVISRENLSPEREAAMRAALTQALQAGHAVLAKGGRSMDAVTAAIRVMEDSPYFNAGKGAVFNHDGVNELDAAVMDGKTRMAGSVAGVHHIQNPIDLARLVMEKSPHVMMVGDGAEAFARSQGMPLVDAKYFFTEERWQGLQRALEQERAKDAPPAPAQPAQPEPPAQPQPQPGSSLTPGVDPITGDHKFGTVGAVALDMEGNLAAGTSTGGMTNKRFGRVGDAPIIGAGTYADERCAVSATGHGEFFIRYTVARDICARVEYQDLPLPEAASYVVNDVLVKAGGEGGVIAMDRQGHVAMPFNSSGMYRGYIGEDGTPTVAIFQQP; encoded by the coding sequence ATGTCCCCCTCGTTCTCTTCCCGGATGCACCGCGGCCTGCTCGCGAGCACCGCGCTGTTGCTGGCCCCCATGGGCTGCGCCACGTCGTCGCAGGCGGGCGCCGCGCGCGACGAGGCGGCCCTGCGCACGGATGAAGCGCCGCGCGTGAAGCCGAAGTGGGGGCTGGTCATCCACGGCGGCGCGGGCGTGATTTCACGCGAGAACCTCTCCCCGGAGCGCGAGGCCGCGATGCGCGCCGCGCTCACGCAGGCGCTCCAGGCGGGGCACGCGGTGCTGGCGAAGGGCGGCCGCAGCATGGACGCGGTGACGGCGGCCATCCGCGTGATGGAGGACTCGCCGTACTTCAACGCCGGCAAGGGCGCGGTGTTCAACCACGACGGCGTGAACGAGCTGGACGCGGCGGTGATGGATGGCAAGACGCGCATGGCCGGCTCGGTGGCCGGCGTCCATCACATCCAGAACCCCATCGACCTGGCGCGGCTGGTGATGGAGAAGTCGCCGCACGTGATGATGGTGGGCGACGGGGCGGAGGCCTTCGCTCGGTCGCAGGGCATGCCCCTGGTGGACGCGAAGTACTTCTTCACGGAGGAGCGCTGGCAGGGCCTCCAGCGCGCGCTGGAGCAGGAGCGCGCGAAGGATGCACCGCCCGCGCCCGCGCAGCCTGCCCAGCCCGAGCCCCCCGCGCAGCCGCAGCCGCAGCCCGGCTCGTCGCTGACGCCAGGGGTGGACCCCATCACGGGGGACCACAAGTTCGGCACGGTGGGCGCGGTGGCGTTGGACATGGAAGGCAACCTCGCGGCGGGCACGTCCACGGGCGGCATGACCAACAAGCGCTTCGGCCGGGTGGGGGACGCGCCCATCATCGGCGCGGGCACCTACGCGGATGAGCGCTGCGCCGTCTCCGCCACGGGCCACGGCGAGTTCTTCATCCGCTACACGGTGGCGCGCGACATCTGCGCCCGCGTCGAGTACCAGGACCTGCCGCTCCCGGAGGCCGCCAGCTACGTCGTGAACGACGTGCTCGTGAAGGCCGGCGGCGAGGGCGGCGTCATCGCCATGGACCGCCAGGGCCACGTGGCCATGCCCTTCAACTCCAGCGGCATGTACCGCGGCTACATCGGCGAGGACGGCACGCCCACCGTCGCCATCTTCCAGCAGCCGTAG